One segment of Maledivibacter sp. DNA contains the following:
- a CDS encoding leucyl aminopeptidase: MNISYNNLDKNISFEGVILPYFEDHSVNYDVLGILDGNKLPMEYLKNKELFSGKKDETYHLCFSKDNTALEVVLMGLGKKEELTGHILRKAVAKGYKALKKKKVVNIGVYLEAVKEGLKCNYAMARNTAEAIVMADYKFDAYKTDRKEELLEEVVLLLNDIDEEFKNGFNEGISLGNNNVFARKLVNDPANILTPEELANRVVKLGKEKGFDTEIYELDKIKELKMESYLAVTRASAKPPKFIIMRYNGNPGGETLGFVGKGLTYDAGGLSIKPTSGMVNMKSDMGGAAAVIGAIGAIAENKLKVNVTAVVAACENMISGDSYKPGDIIGSMGGKTIFIGNTDAEGRLTLIDAMHYIVNHEKVNKVIDIATLTGAAIHCLGTEGTVSIGNDDDFFGLVEESFNKAGENIWRMPIFEEYKELIKHSEADLTNTAGSPGTITAGMFIGEFAGDLPWVHLDIAGTAMAKKEKAYISKGGTGVAVRPLYYLAKKIAE; the protein is encoded by the coding sequence ATGAATATAAGTTACAATAATCTGGATAAGAATATTTCTTTTGAAGGGGTTATATTACCCTATTTTGAAGATCATTCAGTGAATTATGATGTGTTAGGGATTTTAGATGGTAACAAACTACCCATGGAATACTTAAAGAATAAAGAGTTATTTTCAGGTAAGAAGGATGAGACATATCATTTGTGCTTTTCTAAGGATAATACGGCCTTAGAGGTTGTGCTAATGGGGCTTGGTAAGAAGGAAGAGCTAACGGGACATATTCTTAGAAAGGCAGTGGCTAAAGGCTATAAGGCTTTAAAGAAAAAAAAGGTAGTAAATATAGGTGTGTATTTAGAAGCCGTAAAAGAGGGACTAAAATGCAATTATGCCATGGCTAGGAATACTGCTGAAGCTATTGTTATGGCAGATTATAAATTTGATGCTTACAAAACAGATAGGAAGGAAGAGTTATTAGAAGAGGTTGTACTGCTTTTAAATGACATCGATGAAGAGTTTAAAAATGGTTTTAATGAAGGAATCAGTTTAGGTAATAACAATGTTTTTGCAAGGAAACTTGTCAATGACCCTGCCAATATACTTACACCGGAGGAACTAGCTAATAGAGTAGTTAAGCTTGGAAAAGAAAAGGGTTTTGATACAGAAATCTATGAGCTAGACAAAATCAAGGAATTAAAGATGGAATCATATTTAGCCGTTACTAGGGCATCAGCAAAACCGCCGAAATTTATAATCATGAGATATAATGGAAATCCTGGAGGAGAGACCCTAGGCTTTGTTGGTAAGGGACTTACCTATGATGCAGGTGGACTTTCTATAAAACCAACAAGCGGTATGGTAAATATGAAAAGTGACATGGGAGGTGCCGCTGCGGTCATAGGTGCAATTGGAGCCATTGCAGAAAACAAATTGAAGGTTAATGTAACAGCTGTGGTAGCAGCTTGTGAAAATATGATATCCGGCGATAGCTATAAACCAGGTGATATTATAGGTTCCATGGGAGGTAAGACCATTTTTATAGGCAATACAGATGCAGAGGGTAGACTTACATTAATAGATGCTATGCATTATATTGTTAACCATGAGAAAGTAAATAAAGTAATTGATATTGCAACTCTTACGGGGGCAGCAATACATTGTTTGGGAACTGAAGGTACCGTTAGTATTGGAAATGATGACGATTTCTTTGGGCTGGTAGAGGAAAGCTTTAATAAGGCTGGAGAAAATATATGGAGAATGCCAATCTTTGAAGAATACAAGGAGCTTATTAAACACTCTGAGGCAGATTTAACTAATACCGCGGGTAGTCCAGGGACTATTACAGCAGGTATGTTCATTGGTGAGTTTGCAGGGGACCTGCCTTGGGTTCATCTAGATATCGCTGGAACTGCTATGGCTAAAAAGGAGAAGGCGTATATTTCAAAGGGTGGAACCGGTGTAGCAGTTAGGCCTCTATACTATTTAGCTAAAAAAATTGCTGAGTAA
- a CDS encoding SpoIIE family protein phosphatase — MEKILTKKLERQKRFTEDILAGMIDLVRVVDKNNRIIFINDPMKNLLGDVRGEMCYRALGKCRKCETCITETTINHGNIINKEEIVGNKIFSVVSSPIRDENGEIYCAVEVFRDVTEKKAMEKTILEKNLKMKSDLDFAKKIQQRIIPEDGIYNDMIKIYSEYIPSEILGGDVFDIIDIDEDNIGIYIADVAGHGVTASMITMFIRQTLKNLKKDALDPVHTLNYLNCRYKELNLDDNYYLTILYGVFNKTTSTIRLVNGGHNCMPIIIRQYEAQEIFLPGLPICTLFDKVECNECKIELSSGDRVLFYTDGISEARNPEKEIYSERILDICLENLTVSSDKLIDTIIDDVKDFSNNNLDDDVAIMMMEMS; from the coding sequence ATGGAAAAAATATTAACCAAAAAACTCGAAAGACAAAAACGATTTACTGAAGATATATTGGCGGGGATGATAGACCTTGTAAGGGTGGTAGATAAAAATAATAGGATCATATTTATAAATGATCCCATGAAGAATTTGTTGGGAGATGTAAGGGGCGAAATGTGCTATAGAGCCTTGGGAAAGTGTCGTAAATGTGAAACCTGTATAACCGAAACCACTATAAATCATGGTAATATAATTAATAAAGAAGAGATTGTAGGAAATAAGATTTTTTCTGTTGTCAGCTCTCCTATACGTGATGAAAATGGAGAAATATATTGTGCTGTTGAGGTTTTTAGAGATGTCACCGAAAAAAAAGCAATGGAAAAAACCATACTTGAAAAAAATCTCAAAATGAAAAGCGATCTTGATTTCGCAAAGAAAATTCAACAGAGAATAATACCAGAGGATGGAATATATAATGATATGATAAAGATATATTCAGAATATATTCCAAGTGAAATTTTGGGAGGAGACGTTTTCGATATTATAGATATAGATGAAGACAATATAGGTATATATATAGCTGATGTGGCGGGACATGGAGTAACAGCTTCAATGATAACAATGTTCATTAGGCAGACCTTAAAAAACCTAAAAAAGGACGCCCTTGATCCAGTTCATACTCTTAATTATTTGAATTGCAGATATAAAGAATTGAATCTAGATGATAATTATTATCTAACTATATTATATGGCGTATTTAATAAGACCACTTCCACCATAAGGCTCGTAAATGGTGGCCATAATTGTATGCCCATAATTATTAGACAGTATGAAGCCCAAGAAATATTTTTACCGGGACTTCCCATATGTACCCTTTTTGATAAAGTAGAATGTAACGAGTGTAAAATTGAACTCAGCAGTGGAGATAGGGTGCTTTTTTATACCGATGGAATAAGTGAAGCAAGGAATCCTGAAAAAGAAATCTATTCCGAGCGTATTTTAGATATTTGTTTGGAAAATTTAACAGTCTCTAGTGATAAATTAATAGATACTATTATAGACGATGTGAAGGACTTTTCAAATAACAATTTAGATGATGATGTAGCTATAATGATGATGGAAATGTCGTAA
- a CDS encoding DUF5711 family protein, with translation MAKRRKRLNKTRFLIFLLVVASMIFGVIKFTQFLITTLGNKGVNFKRVNTIEYIKRKDENRKVYIESFNQYIFKFEQKKLHAYDKKGNMLWEKTLDIDKVIVKGNKDNIVVVDCFGGKMYYIDYEGEIKTEHNFGKEIMDMKINDSGYALVMLQEEVSVFNSHGESISNFTIPNGEVIDGDLSPDNITIALTILVAEEKKFYSNILFYSLEGKVLAGKKFDNNVINKIFLISDKSLLVLSENSVLMLTSENNILWEKKFEETLNRGKLEDNELLVLNLVMKKNTIIDTKNKNIIGGLDLNGNILYKIPVAGEVLGLDTINDRIGVFTNRTIYIIDKKGNTILEKKINKDIKNIYWISKENLLVIYKDKLEVMEID, from the coding sequence TTGGCTAAAAGAAGAAAAAGACTAAACAAGACTAGATTTCTAATATTTTTACTAGTAGTTGCTTCTATGATATTTGGAGTAATAAAGTTTACTCAGTTTTTAATCACTACCTTAGGTAATAAAGGTGTTAACTTTAAAAGAGTAAATACAATTGAATATATAAAAAGAAAAGATGAAAACAGAAAAGTCTATATAGAAAGCTTTAATCAATATATTTTTAAATTTGAACAAAAAAAGCTCCATGCATATGACAAAAAGGGGAATATGCTATGGGAAAAGACTTTAGATATTGACAAGGTTATTGTAAAGGGAAATAAGGATAATATAGTGGTTGTCGACTGTTTTGGTGGGAAAATGTATTATATAGATTATGAAGGCGAAATTAAAACAGAACACAACTTTGGAAAAGAAATAATGGATATGAAAATTAATGATAGCGGTTATGCTCTTGTCATGCTTCAAGAGGAAGTAAGTGTATTTAATTCCCATGGAGAATCAATCTCAAATTTTACTATTCCTAATGGAGAGGTTATAGATGGAGATTTATCTCCTGACAATATTACTATAGCACTTACAATATTAGTCGCTGAAGAAAAAAAGTTTTATAGTAATATTTTATTTTATTCACTGGAAGGAAAGGTTTTAGCCGGTAAAAAGTTTGACAATAATGTCATCAATAAAATATTTTTAATTAGTGATAAAAGCTTGCTGGTTTTAAGTGAAAATAGTGTATTGATGCTAACCAGCGAAAATAATATTCTTTGGGAAAAGAAATTTGAAGAGACTTTAAATAGAGGGAAGCTAGAGGATAATGAATTACTTGTATTAAATCTTGTTATGAAAAAAAATACCATAATAGATACAAAGAATAAAAACATTATAGGTGGGCTAGATTTAAATGGTAATATTTTGTATAAAATCCCTGTTGCAGGAGAAGTTCTAGGATTAGATACTATTAATGATCGAATTGGAGTTTTTACAAATAGAACTATATATATAATTGATAAAAAAGGGAATACGATTTTAGAGAAAAAGAT